CCGAGGGGCTGACCCCACCCTCACTCCCCAGACAGGTGCccgcggtggtgctgatAGCGGAGGATACGGCGATGCGGAGTTGCCGCAGTGGCCACGTCGCACCACCCGTGTTCGATGTGTATTCACTGGCAAAGCGGCGTTTCCACGTCACCCCGACAACATCGCAGGAGCGGCGTGATTGCAAGCGCGAGTTGACGCCGATGGAGGTGCTTAACGTTGTACTGCCGTCCAAGTCGCTGGACTTTGGACGCGTCACCATCCACGCGGATGCGGTAGCGTCGCTCTTCGTGTACAACGGGACCAATGCAAGCATTCAGGTTAGCGTACCCACCGAAGCGGAAGGGCCTGTGACGGTGGAACCCGTCAGTCAGGTTGTGCCGGCTCGGCGTATGGCGCAGTTCGATGTGCACCTCCGCTTCGGCGCGATACAGTCCTTCCAGCAGGTAATGCGCGTCACTGTGAACCAGCAGCATTACATGCGCTTCTCGGTGCTGGCTGACGTAGTTCCAGTAGAGGTGACCCTCTCGCAGAcacaggtgctgctgtcgctcacGGGACAGGCTGAGGAGCCTGTGTGcacggcgcaggtggcgctCACGAACAAGGGAAACTGCGCCGCGGCGTATCGCTGGTATCTCTCGTCGCCGTCATGCGAGTTCGAGGTGGAGCCGCAGATGGGGTTACTGAACGCCGGTGAGCAACGCAGTGCAACGTTCTACTTCCTCCCCGCTCCCGGCACATCGAAGGCTTCGTGCGAGGCTCGtctggaggtggtgggggcgACTGAGGacaaggtgctgctgctgactgGCAGCGTGGCGCCGGCGAAGTGCGTGTGGGGCACATCTGCGACTTTCACGTCGCTTCCCGTGGCTCCTGGTTTCAAGGAAGCGGCTGCCGTGTCCGGCGTAGTGGCCTTGGGGCGCATCGCAGCTGGGGTACCCGCTCTGGCAGTGCTCCCCATCACCAACAAAGGCAGTACGAACGCGTACTTCTCCGTTGGCGCGTTGCCCGCGTGGCTGTCGGTGTCGCCCTCGCAGGGACGCGTCTGTGCTGGTGAGACAGAGGAACTCACGGTGCGAGTGCGGCATGCAGTGGCAGGTGCGGTGGTTCATCTGGTAGAGTGCAATGTTGCTGGCATGCGGCGTCCGCTGGTGGCACGTGTAGAGGCGACTGTTGTGGCCCCGTCGCTTTCTGTGGAACTGGATGGCAAGGAGCAGGGTGAGACGCACCTAGACTTTGGCCACGTCTATGTCGGTTGCCCGCAGTCGCGCTCGGTGACGCTGCGGAATGGCGGCGAcgtggctgccgccgtgcgGGTGAACCTAGAAGCGTGCACGTACTACTCGTTGGACTCGGCTGTgctggaggaagaagggcaGCAGGACATTCTGGAGAGCAGGCTCTCACTTTCAGCCATGGGTGAGGCGCAGCGCTCGCGTCTGATGCCGCGCATGCGGTCTCTGCGCTCTCTCAGTGTGGCGGACCGAAAGTTGTCGTTtggtgtcgccgctgcaacTGTCGTGGTGCCGCCGTTGGCGGAGTACACACTGCACCTTTCATTCAACcctctgcgtgctgctgcgacacaGCACTGCTCTGTTCGGTGGCATCAGCTTGGGGCAGACGATGTGCATCCGCTACCGCCGTTCACTCTGGAAGCCACcgcgctggcgccgccggtTGTGCTGAGCGCCACGACGGTATCATTCCCCGGCGTCGTAGTTGGCCAGCGCCCACCACCGCAAGTGGTCTTCGTCCGACACGGGGATCTGAGTATGCCGCCGTCCCTGCCGGAGCGGAGACCGGTCGTGTGGCGGCTGGAGATGGAGGACAGCACTCCAAGCTTCTTGGTGGAGCCGCACCGCGGCGTCCTGGGTGTGGGCGAGGAGCACGCCGTCACCATCACGTATCTGCCTATGAGCGCTGAGCAGGTGCAGACTTACGTGCTACTGAAGACGGAAGGAGCAGAGAGCCCTACCGGGGCGCcgtgcgctcgctgcgcGATCAGTGCCTCTGCAACCGAcccgcgcgtgcgcagcgaccGTACCTCTCTGGTGTTCCCAGCTGTGCCGCTTGGTGTTGCGGTGGagacgacggtgctgctccacAACGAGGGATACGACGCCGTGCGCGTGGAGTATCTCGGTTCCTGCGACCCGCCTCTGCAGGTGTCGTTCCCTGATGGCCACTCCATGGGTGCCGCGCTGCGGTCCACCCTCCCCGTCACTTTTACCTTCTGCAGCCCCGCGCCGATTTCGGTGCGCTCCGCCATCCGCCTGCACACGGACGCCGGCGGCTGCATCGACATTgccatcagcggcagcgccgtgaaCTCAATCATCTCCACCGAGGCTTTCGTGTCTTACATGAGCCTTGTTACACCCACCACTATCACGgctggcgccgccgacgaGGGCGATGATGCCTCGTACGTGCTACAGTGCTGGGCTAGCGACCACGAATCCGTCCTCATGGCGAAGTTACCGATGGTGTGCACCTTGCCGTCTGCCATGGATGGTACGCATGGGTGTTCTCACGACCTGGTGGACGCGGTCGAGGAGAGCATCGATTGGGAGGCGGAGCGAGCGTGGCTGACGGCGTGGTGGAACGCCTTCGTGTGCCGCACTCCTGTGCAGAATTTGGTGGAGGCACTTCAAACGACTCGCGGTGGGATTGCCGGCGACATGACGTATCAATTCACCGGCAAGCGACCTCGGCGTGCCGAGGCACTGGAGTCTTCCTTGACCGCCTCTACGCgggtgggaaaggggggcaaCGCTGGGcctgctgcgacagcgacgatCCGCAGTCGCAAGGGGACAGTAACGGCACACGGTGGAACGCGACGACAGCGGGCGTTGGAGGTGGCCAAcactcccctttcctcctcggCGAGCACAATACCAAAGGAACTGCGCACCCTTCACACTCTCATCCAGTACGTGCGCTCCTGTGGTGGATGCCTGAGGGATGTGGAGCTGCCGTTTCTGCTTCCCTTCGATGCCTTTCTCGAGCACACGGCCGCGCACTCCTCGTCCGCGCTGGAGAGGCTTTCTGGCGTCGCTGAGGATGAGGACTTGGAGTTGGTATTTGAGCGTCGCGCGACGGCCTTGTGGGTGGCCGTGATGCGAGAGTGTCTACGACTTTTCTACGTGTCGCAAGTGCGCGTGACGTCGGCTACCTCGGCGCCGCCAGCTCTGCTCGGGTGGTTGTCCTCGTCGTTGTCACAGCGTTCGCTGAGCCGAAGCAACATATACAGTGAAGAAGAGTCGCTACTCCTGCGTTGGGTGACCGCCTGCGTCGAGACCTTCGCGAACGGTGACAACGCAGACCTTCACAACCGTCTGTCAGCGGCCTTGCCGCGGTGCTTCGAAGACCTGCGTGATGGACAGGCACTCATCATTGTTGTGCTAACGTACGTGCCATTCCTTGGGCGGCAGGTGCGCGAGGCCATCGTCTCTGCTGAACAGCAGAGCTGCGAGGCGCATGCTGCCGTGCTCCTGGACCTTCTGCACACCTTGAGGATTCCAGGACTTCCGCTCGCCGACGCCttcgtggcggcgccgccaacgcAGGTGGTGCTTCTCCTTACTCACCTCTTCGTGTATCTTCCAAAGTTCATCAACACTGTGCCCGTGAGCTTTCATGGCCGCGCTCTTACCGCGCTGACGGAGACAGTCACCGTCGAAAACACGTCCTCTCAGCCGCACGAATACTGCGTTCTTCTGCCAGATGCTCCACTGTTCCGTGCAAACACCGACAAGCTGACTGTGGCTCCGCGCAGCTCGGCGGAGTTGACACTGTCTATTATTCCACGTACGCGGCGACCGGTGACTGGGCAGTGTTTGCTGGTTGACTGCTCCTCGCAGGTGCCGCCGGCGGAGCGAGTACCATTTGTGTTTCAACTCAAGGCCACACCAACAATGGAGCCACTGCAGACGGTGTACATGGAGACACCGCAGTACGAGTGCCTTCAGTCGGAGCTGCATATCACGAACCCCTTCTCCGTTGATTGCGTGGTGAGTCTGCGAGTGGCGCAGACGCGTCTGCCGACTGCGACGCAGAAGACGGACGCCGGCGCGACACCCGAGGTTGCCGCGCCGTGGCTAGATAGTGACGACGCGTCCTTCTGGCGGCACAACCACGACGCCCCTTTCACCGTTGCCACAGAGGttctctcgctgcgccgcggtgaGCCGACCCGCCTGCCCTTCTCGTTCGCGCCCCTCTCACGTGGCGTGTATCGTCTGCTGCTGACCTTCTGGGAAGAGTGGGAGGGCGAGTTCACGTgggcggtggaggcgacgaGCGGGTGGCCCAAGCCAGTCGACTCCAACCTGGAGCTGCGTGTGGAGCTTGGGGAGAGCTGCACATCTATACTCGACGTCAAGAGCAGCAACCCGTCGCTTGAGCGCTGTGTGAAGTTGTACGAGGATCGCGCACACAATACCCAGCGCACCGACCTCAGTCGTCTGCTTAGCGGGGCTCGCTATGTCGTGCACTTTGTGAATGAGCGCATGGAGGGCCCCAACCCTTTCTTCGCGACCAGCGAGGGCTCGTGTCTCGCACCCACcactccagcagcgacgtggcCGGTGACCTTCACATTCAAACCACAGTGTGTTGGGGTGTACCGCACCTATGTGCTGTTGATGTCGGAGGCCGAtgtgcgactgctgctggttGTCGGCGAGTGCGTGCCGAGAGGCGACCGGAGAACTCTGCAGTTTGCGTGCCCGGCGCGCCAGATCATCTTGCAGCAGATCACCCTATGCAACCACAGCGCCGCGGAGGACTGGCTATTCGCCGCTACGTTTGAGGGCTCCGCCCAGTTCAGTGGGCCGCACGATGTTCGCGTGCCGAGTGGACGGTCGAAGGAGTACACGATCAAGTATGCCCCTTCGTGGATCAGCGAAGAGGAAACGGCGACGCTCGTGCTGCTAAATGGTATCACTGGGCAGATGCACACTTACACTCTCGTGGGCACCGCAggggcgccgctgtcggAGGGCATCCTGACGCTGAACTGCCGGGCACGCGACCACGAGACATTGGAGATGATGGTGCCGAACATTTGCAGTCAGGACACGACGTACTTTGTGAAGACTGACTTGATGTGTTGCGAGGGTGAGTCGTCGTCGCTTGTCATCCCACGAGCGTCGAGCCGCCGCTTTGCCTTGGAAGCCACCCCTAACATTGGTGGCGACTACTCAGGCCATGTCACCTTTACCGCTTCGAATGGGCGGTATGTTTGGtacgcggtgcagctgcacgtggCCCCACCGGAGAAGGAAGGCCTCATTGAACTCCGCACCAACGTTCGGGCGTTGATGGTGGCGAACGTCTCCGTGACAAACCCACTCGATACCGCGCTGATGTTCAAAGTGCACCGGTACGGCGCAGGGCTGTACGGCGCGAATACCTTTCAGCTGGCTCCCAAAGCTGCCGCCACCTACAGTCTCCTCTTTGTGCCGACTCAAACCGGCGAGTCGACGGGGAGACTTTCTCTGGTTAGCGAGGCCGCTGGTGAGTTTTGGTACGAGCTGCACATGACGGTGACGGAGACGGAGCCGGAGCCCCTGCCTTTCCCACCAACCCCCATTGGCCAGTCACAGGTAATGCAGGTGAACCTGCCCAACCGGAGTGACGTGACCTCAGTCCTGACGGTGGAGTCGACGGACGCGGCGTGCTTTGGAGTACGTCCGCCACGGGTGGTGCTACCGGCACACTCGGAGAGCGTTGTCGACCTTCTCTTCACGCCACGCTGTGTCGGTGTCGAGCAAACGGCCCTGGTGACACTGCGCAATCCCGAACTGGGTTGCTGGCGCTACAAGTGTGTTGGTACGGGTACAGCTCCCTTGGCAGCAGAGCCGCTAACGTGCACTTGCGACGTCGGGACGACGGCAACCATTTTGCTGCCCTTCACGAATGTTCTGAAGTGCAACACCGGGGTAGAGGTGCAGCTGAGCGGAGACACAGCGGCCTTCGCGCTACGCACAGTGCCGAACGgtgtggtggcggccggTGCCTCCGCGTCGCTTGTTGTGGCGTTCACACCCTCTCTGGTGAAGCGCCATGACGCTGTTGTGGAGGTTCGtccggcggtgcggcgcagcgacaaGACCTGTGACGTCACATGGACCTACCCGATCGAGGGCTACTGCGTGTACCGACAGACGCAGCCGGCTCTGCGTTTGCGCTGTGCTTCTCGCATGCAGTGCGACGACACGGTCTACGTCCACGCACCAGGGCTGACGCCGGGTCTCGCCGCTGACTTCTCCGTGGTCTTCGAGGCGGACCCTCAGCAGTCCTACGCggtggccgcggcagcgagcgTGTCATGCAGTGTGACGATGCCGAGCCCGTACCCTGACGGGTTTGAGCTAAACCTCAAGTTTACCCCGTTGCGGCCACTCGTCGGGTCAgggtgggtggtgctgcgcggtGCGGAGTGCGGCGTGTGGCAGTACCGAGTGCAGCTGGAGTCTACCCCGGCGCCCGTCGACGACACTATCGTGCTCTATGGTGACTACAAGGAGAGCACCTCGGTCTCGTTTGACTTGTACAACGTGTTTCCTTACCGCTCCAGCTTCTTTGCGTACTTCACAGCTGACAGCTCAAATGACTTTGCCGTATCACCCGCGCACGGGGTGCTGCTTCCGTTTGTGTGTGGCCAGCGAGgggccgccactgccaccaacCTGCAGATCTCCGCAcatccctcctcccgcaTTCCTCAAATCGAGGGCACACTCGTGGTGGACACGGACGACATGCAGTGGACCTTCCGCGTGCTGGGCAAATTTGGCCACCAATTCCTGCCACCCAACTGAGACTTTGGTAATGTGCTGTCTGTGACTTAAGGAGCGGGCGTGTGGCGAGTCTTTGCCTCTCTACtaaagagagagtggggacaaagggggggggggaaggtgggGTGAGCGGGGAAAGAGTGCGTTGCCGCCCtacttctctttccctctgcgccatttccttttctctctctcttttagcGTGTTTGGTCTGTGAAATGTCGCCGACGCTTCCACCGCTGTACACTTGCATGCGTTCCTCcgtctttttccttccttttccgCTCCCTGATGATGTAGAGtggccccctctctccctccaccgtGGTGGGTTGCTGGTGCTGTCCACGTGTATggctgtttctctccctttctccctgcATATCCcgctgttttgttttgtctagggtctctctgtgcgtgcagccacacacgtgcataATGTACAGgttgtcctctctctttggtgcACCCCCCTCATTTCTTTGTGGTTTGTCCATGCCGatgtctttttctctctctctctgtgcttaTGTGCGTATACAAGACTTCCTTCGCACCACCTTATCCTATTCGCACACCactgtccccccccccccagcccTTGATAGCCCAGCGTGTTCCCCCGCATCCTGTCTGCACGCCGGTGGTTGTGTTGCAAGAAAAGCACCGCTCTGCCGAACAGTTCGATCTACGGCGCTTGCACTACATCCCTGGGAGCAGaggcgcgtgggtgtgtgcgttcTCTTAGCCGTCGTATGCGGACGACGGGCGAGGGATGGGGCCAGTCTTGTGCGCCTTCGTCacctttttcgttttgtcTGCTTCGTGCTACAGTGCAAGGTCGGGTACGCGTCGTATACCCGACCTTGCGGACATGCGTGGCTGTTTTGTACACTCCCCGGCCCCACCGTTTGGCCTTCCTCGCTGTAGCCCTTTTATTCCCTTCTCCCGCTCAtacctctttttcttcccctcgcacacccacccacccactcgcGCTCCAGTAGCTGAGGGTGCCgactctccctcttccccccttttacTTGAAAGCGCGCGACAAGGAGGGAGGGATTGCCAAAAGCTGATGGGATGCTAGCGTGTGGGCCAAAGCACGCATCGCCATGCCGATGATATGCCGTACCAaccgtttctcttctcgtgaCCTCATTTTGCTCATCGACCTACGTCAGGCCTCGAGGAATCGAGTCATTGCATGAGTTTGACTTCTCAATCCCCCCCATTGTTTACCCGCCACGACAGGGATCATTCGGtgacagagggaggagagggggtatGCAAGTCTACCTGTTCATGCCTAGTGCTACCCGATGATGGCATAAAAACAAGATAATCCTCACTGATAGCCTTTTCAGCGCTGGGCGTATCGATGGCGCGAGTGGAGAGGACTCCAGATCGGTATGCTCTTCCACGGAGGTTGGAAACTCGCCAGCTGGGAACATGCATCGAAGTGCACCCTGCCCCTCTTCTGGCAttcattctctctcctttccttctcgcttGGTGAATGCGAACATTCTATGTTCTCGTGGCCCTACTCGCGCTTCCCGCTGACTCTCTTCTCACGTGGCGTGGCGTCCACACTGCATGCATACGTACAGAGATATGCACACGACACaggttttcttcttcgtccaACTTCTCTTTCACATTTCCACTGGTGTCTCGAGATCATCGCCTCGCCCCACTCGCCCcgctttctccccttccctctctttcgctccccGAGCTTTATCTTCGCCTCGTGTCTGTGCGTCGAGGGGATTTGCATTAGTGATCACTACGGGTGACGAAGGAGTCAGGCAAAGGGAGCAACGGTGCAGCGAAGCAGCAAAGGATGGCATCCAAGCATACCCCTCAGCCGTACTCGATGACGGCAAACACGCCGGCCTGGAACCCGGAGACGCGGCTTCCGTCCCTTAGCAAGTCCCCCATGATCCGCGATGTGTGGGCCGACAACCTCGAGGAGGAGTTCGCCGTTATACGGTCTCTCATCAAGGACTACCCATTTGTGTCGCTGGACACGGAGTTCCCTGGCGTGGTGGCCAAGCCGGTGGGCAGCTTCAAGACGACGCACGAGTTTTACTACCAAACTCTGCGCTGCAACGTGAACCTCCTCAAGATCATTCAGCTCGGCATCACCCTCCTCAACGACAAGGGCGAGGTCCCGGAGCACTGTTCCACTTGGCAGTTCAACTTCCGCTTCAGTATTAAGGAGGACGTTTACGCGCAAGACAGCATTGAGCTTCTCCGCCACGGAGGCATCAACTTCGACTACTTCAATGACTTCGGCATTGAAGTGACGCATTTTGCGGAGTTGCTCATCTCGAGTGGGTTGGTGCTCAACTCCAACGTGCGCTGGCTCGCCTTCCACGCTGGCTACGACTTCGGCTACCTCATCAAGGTGGTGTGCAACAAGGATCTGccggagaaagaggaggagttTCTGCAAACCCTCCATGCTCTCTTCCCAAGCATGTTTGACCTCAAGTATCTTCTGCGCTTCACGGAGGTGTCCCACTCCTTCGGCCTAGACTACTTAGCGGAGAGCCTGAAGCTGCGTCGCTTTGGCACGGCGCATCAGGCCGGCAGCGATTCGCTCCTCACGGGCCACTGCTACTTCAAGCTACTGCGTGACAGCTTCGGCAACACTACACCAGTGGCAAACAACGGCGTGCTCTACGGTCTTAGCGAGGATGCGGCTTCGTCCGCCACTCCTAGCAGCGCGCAGACGGTATCGCAGGTGACTAGCAATTCACACGACTTCGCAAGCTCTGTTGCGTACGGCAACggaggtgcaggcggcggGGTCTTTCCTGCCTCCCCCATCGTCTCTAACATGCGCAGGTCGTGAGCGGTAGCGCGAAGTCTCTGCAGCACTTCTTTTTCTGTCGTTGATCATGTAATGGCTCCGACAGGCGCATCTCGCGCCCTTATACCTTTGtacatgcgtgcgtgtaggtGCATGTGCAGTACGGGAGGCTACTGGAGAGCGTCGTGGAGTGAGGCTTCGCTTCTCGTGTATGAGCCCGCacggtgtgcatgtgccGGAGGGGGCTGACCTTCCACTTTTCTCCGTCCGCCTGCCGCTTCGTCTTCCCCTCAccctttcgctctcctcttcggaGGTGAAAGCGAAAGCGACGAATAGAGGGAGGACACGTGCGCTGCTCTTTTCTGCGGCATGCACTGATGCGAGCTGCGTGTGTCATTCTGTACCCACCTTTATTCCTTTTCCTACCCCTGGTCGCTCGTGCAAGACTCCGCGGCGATGTTTCGGTTAGGCCCAtgccccttcttcctctctgttcAGGGTTGGAAGAGGagcatgtatgtgtgtgtgtgtgtgtgtgtgtgcgtctctttcAGTTCTCCAAAGATGGAAGACAAAGGCGTGAAGTGGAGTGAGGCGCACGGTGGAATGTCATTACATGTGCAATGCGACGGAGAgaccgctgccgtcgtcaaGTGCGCCTTCCAGAGCCCATCGCCGTACTTCCCTTGACCTCACCCTCCGAGGTGTTCGCGGAAGACTCGGAAAAGGGTCGCGCAGTGCTGATCAGCGTCTTGCGTGtgtccctcctctctcttcccctttccgaTTTCATTTCCCTTGTCCCATGTTCACCTACTCCCGCCCATTcatgctcctctcttccttccttcctacCGTTCATTGTCCGCGTTCTCTCCACACCCAAACACGTCTCTGCATGACATGCCGCCCATGCCAGAGCAGTTCTTTTTCACCCGTTCAGCAACCGCTGCCCATTCTTCAGAGTGGCAGGTctaagaaaaagagaaaagacagACAAACGCGATCATGCCCACTGAGCATGTCCCTGCTGTgacagtggaggaggcgagtgACTTCTGGGCCAACCCGGTCGATCATTTCCGCCCAAACCTGAAGTTCCTCTCCGTGTACGTGGAGCACCAGTACGTGGTTGACAAGTGGCTGCACGTCAAGGAGAAATGGCTGAAGCCGTGGTACCTGCCATGGTGGACGCCTATGTACCAGGTCATGACCTGGTATTCCCAGCGCAACCGCAACCTCATGTTGGTGGAGAATAACCTCAACTACCGCCCGTACCGCTACCGTCGCAACGATGAGGACAGCAAAAACCCGTACTAACGCACTTCGTGTGTGCGACTCTGCggatggggaggagagaggagatgcagcgGAGTCACGTAAAGCACTTGAAGGCTTGTGCCCTCTATGTTTCACGCCCTctactcttcctctctttctgccaCCGTCAGGCGTTTGTAGGAAGGCGGATGGGgctgcgcctgtgcgtcCTCTCTCGACATTCGTTAGTATCTAACGGGCTGCAGGCCACCGGCAAACGAGGGATGGACGTGCTGGACATGTATGTGCGGGAGTGAGTGTGCTGTTATGCGTGCTTGCGTCTTGGCCAGTGGCGTGTACCTGTGCAACCACAGATACAC
Above is a window of Leishmania panamensis strain MHOM/PA/94/PSC-1 chromosome 22 sequence DNA encoding:
- a CDS encoding CCR4 associated factor, putative (TriTrypDB/GeneDB-style sysID: LpmP.22.1530), coding for MASKHTPQPYSMTANTPAWNPETRLPSLSKSPMIRDVWADNLEEEFAVIRSLIKDYPFVSLDTEFPGVVAKPVGSFKTTHEFYYQTLRCNVNLLKIIQLGITLLNDKGEVPEHCSTWQFNFRFSIKEDVYAQDSIELLRHGGINFDYFNDFGIEVTHFAELLISSGLVLNSNVRWLAFHAGYDFGYLIKVVCNKDLPEKEEEFLQTLHALFPSMFDLKYLLRFTEVSHSFGLDYLAESLKLRRFGTAHQAGSDSLLTGHCYFKLLRDSFGNTTPVANNGVLYGLSEDAASSATPSSAQTVSQVTSNSHDFASSVAYGNGGAGGGVFPASPIVSNMRRS
- a CDS encoding hypothetical protein (TriTrypDB/GeneDB-style sysID: LpmP.22.1520) — protein: MPAFSVHMQRDPSRGARGISDTKKSLQSFLPASLNRPAAASPPKPRMEVTPPAAEFTNYDVDTAYVMPLEVRNRTGEILTLRFVKPARHPGTFRLVNGASVRVAPGLAHTVEVEFTTHAPKDYADVLVILSSDGGCVEVPLTACRVPLIEFPSTVSFGKVEQQLVCPMRTLTLVNRGRKDAAVTFVLDEKEEKGCDVTCGVALSSTDVTVPAESRTYVTLELKPLPPGLYTWHIPVEMNGQRLPHLLEVTAEVVDCRSRLFDPQTHKEVVSVEFAETFAGNKASHPLEVVNGGSQAISFAIRSAHDISEGGVMPFRFVPTQGRLPPQGRLTVTALFTPQLKVRRTGWSATPSNALTETAEVRKYEALFSLLFVETEQTQTFRMVGTSCETLVRLSTSVIDFGTCVLKGLRESTLTVTNGVAHLPMRYALKCPPHFSVTPARGVVAGGGSATLRLAFRPRRLEPYVEVLTLTANNTVTCTVELRGTPLYREGAAAPATARSSGAEDEVAVPVAVDLGMIPAEGLTPPSLPRQVPAVVLIAEDTAMRSCRSGHVAPPVFDVYSLAKRRFHVTPTTSQERRDCKRELTPMEVLNVVLPSKSLDFGRVTIHADAVASLFVYNGTNASIQVSVPTEAEGPVTVEPVSQVVPARRMAQFDVHLRFGAIQSFQQVMRVTVNQQHYMRFSVLADVVPVEVTLSQTQVLLSLTGQAEEPVCTAQVALTNKGNCAAAYRWYLSSPSCEFEVEPQMGLLNAGEQRSATFYFLPAPGTSKASCEARLEVVGATEDKVLLLTGSVAPAKCVWGTSATFTSLPVAPGFKEAAAVSGVVALGRIAAGVPALAVLPITNKGSTNAYFSVGALPAWLSVSPSQGRVCAGETEELTVRVRHAVAGAVVHLVECNVAGMRRPLVARVEATVVAPSLSVELDGKEQGETHLDFGHVYVGCPQSRSVTLRNGGDVAAAVRVNLEACTYYSLDSAVLEEEGQQDILESRLSLSAMGEAQRSRLMPRMRSLRSLSVADRKLSFGVAAATVVVPPLAEYTLHLSFNPLRAAATQHCSVRWHQLGADDVHPLPPFTLEATALAPPVVLSATTVSFPGVVVGQRPPPQVVFVRHGDLSMPPSLPERRPVVWRLEMEDSTPSFLVEPHRGVLGVGEEHAVTITYLPMSAEQVQTYVLLKTEGAESPTGAPCARCAISASATDPRVRSDRTSLVFPAVPLGVAVETTVLLHNEGYDAVRVEYLGSCDPPLQVSFPDGHSMGAALRSTLPVTFTFCSPAPISVRSAIRLHTDAGGCIDIAISGSAVNSIISTEAFVSYMSLVTPTTITAGAADEGDDASYVLQCWASDHESVLMAKLPMVCTLPSAMDGTHGCSHDLVDAVEESIDWEAERAWLTAWWNAFVCRTPVQNLVEALQTTRGGIAGDMTYQFTGKRPRRAEALESSLTASTRVGKGGNAGPAATATIRSRKGTVTAHGGTRRQRALEVANTPLSSSASTIPKELRTLHTLIQYVRSCGGCLRDVELPFLLPFDAFLEHTAAHSSSALERLSGVAEDEDLELVFERRATALWVAVMRECLRLFYVSQVRVTSATSAPPALLGWLSSSLSQRSLSRSNIYSEEESLLLRWVTACVETFANGDNADLHNRLSAALPRCFEDLRDGQALIIVVLTYVPFLGRQVREAIVSAEQQSCEAHAAVLLDLLHTLRIPGLPLADAFVAAPPTQVVLLLTHLFVYLPKFINTVPVSFHGRALTALTETVTVENTSSQPHEYCVLLPDAPLFRANTDKLTVAPRSSAELTLSIIPRTRRPVTGQCLLVDCSSQVPPAERVPFVFQLKATPTMEPLQTVYMETPQYECLQSELHITNPFSVDCVVSLRVAQTRLPTATQKTDAGATPEVAAPWLDSDDASFWRHNHDAPFTVATEVLSLRRGEPTRLPFSFAPLSRGVYRLLLTFWEEWEGEFTWAVEATSGWPKPVDSNLELRVELGESCTSILDVKSSNPSLERCVKLYEDRAHNTQRTDLSRLLSGARYVVHFVNERMEGPNPFFATSEGSCLAPTTPAATWPVTFTFKPQCVGVYRTYVLLMSEADVRLLLVVGECVPRGDRRTLQFACPARQIILQQITLCNHSAAEDWLFAATFEGSAQFSGPHDVRVPSGRSKEYTIKYAPSWISEEETATLVLLNGITGQMHTYTLVGTAGAPLSEGILTLNCRARDHETLEMMVPNICSQDTTYFVKTDLMCCEGESSSLVIPRASSRRFALEATPNIGGDYSGHVTFTASNGRYVWYAVQLHVAPPEKEGLIELRTNVRALMVANVSVTNPLDTALMFKVHRYGAGLYGANTFQLAPKAAATYSLLFVPTQTGESTGRLSLVSEAAGEFWYELHMTVTETEPEPLPFPPTPIGQSQVMQVNLPNRSDVTSVLTVESTDAACFGVRPPRVVLPAHSESVVDLLFTPRCVGVEQTALVTLRNPELGCWRYKCVGTGTAPLAAEPLTCTCDVGTTATILLPFTNVLKCNTGVEVQLSGDTAAFALRTVPNGVVAAGASASLVVAFTPSLVKRHDAVVEVRPAVRRSDKTCDVTWTYPIEGYCVYRQTQPALRLRCASRMQCDDTVYVHAPGLTPGLAADFSVVFEADPQQSYAVAAAASVSCSVTMPSPYPDGFELNLKFTPLRPLVGSGWVVLRGAECGVWQYRVQLESTPAPVDDTIVLYGDYKESTSVSFDLYNVFPYRSSFFAYFTADSSNDFAVSPAHGVLLPFVCGQRGAATATNLQISAHPSSRIPQIEGTLVVDTDDMQWTFRVLGKFGHQFLPPN
- a CDS encoding hypothetical protein (TriTrypDB/GeneDB-style sysID: LpmP.22.1540), producing the protein MPTEHVPAVTVEEASDFWANPVDHFRPNLKFLSVYVEHQYVVDKWLHVKEKWLKPWYLPWWTPMYQVMTWYSQRNRNLMLVENNLNYRPYRYRRNDEDSKNPY